In Bradyrhizobium sp. 1(2017), one DNA window encodes the following:
- a CDS encoding M48 family metallopeptidase, with product MSELSTEAPAQSVKPTIFFDGVSSRRRQVTLTLGDALEIVEDGAAPVRWAYADIRRADSPSGVLRLASTSAPPLARLEIRDAALAADLTARCLRLDEHQATRGGVAKIVGWSVAAAVSIVCVVLFGVPLAADRLAPLVPKPVERRIGDAAEVQMKSIFGRSVCEDPAGKAAFTKLVNRLRDAAGLDDDSMTAGVLPTAVPNAFALPGGKVFVLKGLLDKAETPDELAGIIAHELGHLKHHDNMRGLIYNGGTSFLIGLLFGDVTGSSAVIFASRSLVEASYSREAETAADTFAIETMHALGRSPKPAAELMFRITGKEGGGLTSILASHPLTEDRLARMTREDRPASGPPLLTDKEWQALKLICGSGKI from the coding sequence GTGAGTGAGTTGTCGACCGAGGCCCCGGCGCAGTCCGTCAAGCCGACGATCTTCTTCGACGGCGTCTCGAGCCGCAGGCGTCAGGTGACGCTGACGCTCGGTGACGCGCTCGAGATCGTCGAGGACGGCGCAGCGCCCGTGCGCTGGGCCTATGCCGATATCCGCCGTGCCGACAGCCCGTCCGGGGTTTTGCGGCTGGCCTCGACATCCGCGCCGCCCTTGGCGCGGCTGGAGATCCGGGACGCCGCGCTGGCAGCGGATCTGACCGCGCGGTGCTTGCGGCTCGACGAGCACCAGGCCACGCGCGGCGGTGTCGCCAAGATCGTCGGCTGGTCGGTGGCGGCGGCCGTCTCCATCGTCTGCGTCGTGCTGTTCGGCGTGCCGCTGGCCGCCGACCGGCTCGCGCCGCTGGTGCCCAAGCCGGTCGAGCGCCGTATCGGTGATGCCGCCGAGGTCCAGATGAAGTCCATCTTCGGCCGCAGCGTGTGCGAGGATCCCGCCGGCAAGGCCGCGTTCACGAAGCTCGTCAATCGCCTGCGCGATGCCGCGGGCCTCGACGACGATTCCATGACGGCGGGCGTGCTGCCGACGGCGGTGCCGAACGCGTTCGCGCTGCCCGGCGGCAAGGTGTTCGTGCTCAAGGGCCTGCTCGACAAGGCCGAGACCCCCGACGAGCTCGCCGGCATCATCGCGCATGAGCTCGGCCACCTCAAGCATCACGACAACATGCGCGGCCTGATCTACAACGGCGGCACCTCGTTCCTGATCGGCCTGCTGTTCGGCGACGTCACCGGCTCCTCGGCCGTGATCTTCGCCTCGCGCAGCCTGGTCGAAGCTTCCTATTCGCGCGAGGCCGAGACCGCCGCGGATACGTTTGCGATAGAGACCATGCATGCGCTCGGCCGCTCGCCGAAGCCTGCGGCCGAGCTGATGTTCCGCATCACCGGCAAGGAAGGCGGCGGCCTCACGTCGATCCTGGCGAGCCATCCGCTCACCGAGGACCGGCTCGCGCGCATGACGAGGGAGGACCGTCCCGCCAGCGGCCCGCCTTTGCTGACGGACAAGGAATGGCAGGCGCTGAAGTTGATTTGCGGCAGCGGGAAGATCTAG
- the upp gene encoding uracil phosphoribosyltransferase, translating into MQGVTIVDHPLVQHKLTLVRDKSISTKSFRELIKEIGMLLCYEVTRDLPLADTVIETPLATMHSAKIAGKKLVFVPMLRAGTTFVDGMMDLVPTARVAHIGLYREPHSFAAVEYFFKSPSDLHERLAIVVTPVVATANTAVAAIDRLKERGAKDIRLACLIAAPEGLERLRGLHPDVPIWTAAVDEGLDENGFILPGLGDAGDRAYGTR; encoded by the coding sequence ATGCAAGGCGTCACCATCGTCGACCATCCCCTCGTCCAGCACAAGCTGACGCTGGTGCGGGACAAATCGATCTCGACTAAGTCCTTTCGCGAGCTGATCAAGGAGATCGGCATGCTGCTGTGCTACGAGGTGACGCGCGATCTGCCGCTCGCCGACACCGTCATCGAGACGCCGCTGGCGACGATGCATTCGGCCAAGATCGCCGGCAAGAAGCTGGTGTTCGTGCCGATGCTGCGGGCCGGCACCACCTTCGTCGACGGCATGATGGATTTGGTGCCGACCGCGCGCGTCGCCCATATCGGCCTCTATCGCGAACCCCACAGCTTTGCCGCGGTCGAGTATTTCTTCAAATCACCGTCAGATCTCCACGAGCGCCTCGCGATCGTGGTGACGCCTGTGGTCGCGACCGCCAACACGGCGGTGGCCGCCATCGACCGGCTGAAGGAGCGCGGCGCCAAGGACATCCGCCTCGCCTGCCTGATCGCCGCGCCGGAAGGACTCGAACGGCTGCGCGGGTTGCATCCGGACGTGCCGATCTGGACGGCCGCGGTGGACGAAGGCCTGGACGAGAACGGCTTCATCCTGCCGGGCCTTGGCGATGCCGGCGACCGCGCCTACGGCACGCGATAG
- a CDS encoding YjgN family protein — protein sequence MQWTPVGSEPLPPPLPPTRVDFTGNRTEFRKLVTKGAMLELVTFGFYRFWLVTDIRRHLWTHTAVDGDAAEYTGRAKELLIGFLVALAILVPIYLAYFLIGIEFERWQGFASVPLFLAFYAFGQFAIFRARRYRLTRTVWRGVRFWMDGSGWAYSLRAMLWGLLVFLTLGLALPWREAALERYKMQHTHYGDLTGDFEGDGWTFFKRGWWLWLLSPIALLIFPLAPFLYAEFKAREWRWWLDGVRIGGVSLSSQLPHDAFYGLNWKVIGWWTLLSAAFGAYMVGGMLLVVTLSGVSAEEMFAGDNAAKSIPMVVMMVIGYFAAALAINIVMRVYLQRDLWAKVLETVEVHNIAAAADVRGSGKLAGALGEGFADGLDVAGF from the coding sequence ATGCAATGGACGCCCGTTGGCTCCGAACCCTTACCCCCGCCGCTGCCGCCCACGCGGGTCGATTTCACCGGCAATCGCACCGAGTTCCGCAAATTGGTCACCAAGGGTGCCATGCTCGAGCTCGTCACCTTCGGCTTCTACCGGTTCTGGCTCGTCACCGACATCCGCCGCCATCTGTGGACGCACACAGCGGTCGATGGCGATGCCGCCGAATACACTGGACGGGCCAAGGAGCTCCTGATCGGCTTCCTCGTCGCGCTCGCGATCCTCGTCCCGATCTATCTCGCCTACTTCTTGATCGGCATCGAGTTCGAGCGCTGGCAGGGCTTCGCCTCGGTGCCGTTGTTCCTCGCCTTCTACGCCTTCGGCCAATTCGCGATTTTTCGCGCGCGGCGCTATCGCCTGACGCGCACGGTCTGGCGCGGCGTGCGCTTCTGGATGGACGGCTCGGGCTGGGCCTATTCGTTACGCGCCATGCTGTGGGGCTTGCTGGTGTTCCTGACGCTCGGCCTGGCGCTGCCCTGGCGCGAGGCTGCGCTCGAACGCTACAAGATGCAGCACACCCATTACGGCGATCTGACCGGCGATTTCGAGGGTGACGGCTGGACCTTCTTCAAGCGCGGCTGGTGGCTGTGGCTGCTCAGCCCGATTGCGCTCCTGATCTTTCCGCTCGCGCCGTTCCTGTATGCCGAGTTCAAGGCGCGCGAATGGCGCTGGTGGCTCGACGGCGTTCGCATCGGCGGCGTCAGCCTGTCCTCCCAATTGCCGCACGATGCGTTCTATGGCCTGAATTGGAAAGTGATCGGCTGGTGGACACTGCTCTCGGCCGCTTTCGGCGCCTATATGGTCGGCGGTATGTTGCTGGTCGTCACACTGAGCGGCGTTTCGGCCGAGGAGATGTTTGCCGGTGACAATGCCGCCAAGAGCATCCCGATGGTGGTGATGATGGTGATCGGCTATTTCGCGGCCGCTCTTGCCATCAACATCGTCATGCGCGTCTATCTTCAGCGCGATCTCTGGGCGAAGGTGCTGGAGACGGTCGAGGTGCACAACATCGCGGCCGCGGCGGATGTTCGTGGCAGCGGCAAGCTCGCCGGCGCGCTCGGCGAAGGTTTTGCCGATGGACTGGACGTTGCAGGATTTTGA